In one window of Bemisia tabaci chromosome 6, PGI_BMITA_v3 DNA:
- the LOC140224897 gene encoding uncharacterized protein, giving the protein MVSVHNVNELAKVKKFQYLLTSLKGEALDLVKGLDITDSNYDVAWEILCQRFQCERRHIFYHFNGLLDLPEVKDVQQIPALLTKYREHTQALEGLDHKLSEYSSMLTAVMVQKLNNYFRKRFDDFRGTETKYPTIDSLVDFLEKECLQLDGSAAKSTKPKHNQPPSKQTLTASVKPKQNSSQQKCPCCTQDHPIYFCESFLAKSIPERRSFVKEKNLCFNCMKFNHSSSVCKNQYTCKTCHKRHNSLLHLEDTSNQDSSKPPKTAMVSNSKPKEYACILGTALVLVKDSFGGYQPVRGLIDSAAMSTFITKRCAHKLGLKIHKEAPPISGLGNQAVNDIHGTVECEIKSRIESQPVFTSTATIMTKITTDLPNISLPNTMSKPLRTLFLADPEWMKPGPVDLLIGADLYPHIYDGRKIILDENWPIALSSIYGWVMTGKFSASHDATRIAAVTTSESAPITALLSINSEPIETCLRRHWEIEEPPSRPVKSPNDLLAEELFVEKHARDEIIECAGECNMELKKWSSNDPEILEDLPESNLKTPVEFSDADSSESLLGLQWQPSSDIFSFKVEKITSVYTKRGIASVVAQIFDPLGLISPIMLKGKQFLQQLWLLGIDWDEAVPLELQAQWKKYTEELIKISEIRIPRHLSLINGVKFDLVGFSDASKLGYSGNVYLRVESSSGEVKTSLLMAKTKVAPLKPMSIPRLELQGAALLTELLDAAHYICSMAHPSRKVFAYSDSTVVLSWLQTPPYRLKVFVANRVTRILEVLTPQHWGHVKSEDNTSDLASRGCMPDRLADNSLWWHGPKWLQEPEEKWPKLSPFDPESKAEIIDKLPDIVTLVQNKQESWEETFLKSFSGFVPLLRTTVWMLRFIHNTRHPTQKRTGQISSAELQEARHWWIKIIQGKEFKAEIRTLSEKKESPASLCKLRPFLDEQGLLRVGGRLRHSDMSYDFKFPILLPKNHHITRLVIDYYHDMTLHGGPSSTLAASNQRFWIINGRAVVRSKLQKCIQCFKVRPKFTQPLMGDLPEWRVQAAYPFLNTACDYGGPFQVKENKLRNARQTKGYLALFICMATKAVHLEFVSELTTKAFEGALARFVSRRGLCKNMFSDNGTNFVGMNNSLKELYAFLKTNETSIAENLSKKEINWHFQPASAPNFGGLHEAGIKSAKHHLKRIMGTQIFTFEEMTTLVTRVEAIMNSRPLCPLSTDPSDMDALTPGHFLVGRPLNALPEENLTETPSNRVDRWGLINKASQHFWQTWQNEYINCLRQRSKWTQETDPIKIDDLVIIQDNNLPPQQWRLGRITKCFPGPDDVTRVVDVKTTTGTLRRPVSKLCRLPISSDKDQI; this is encoded by the coding sequence atggTCTCTGTCCATAATGTAAATGAGTTAGCGAAAGTTAAAAAGTTCCAGTACCTTCTCACGTCATTGAAGGGCGAGGCACTGGACTTGGTAAAAGGGTTAGACATCACCGACTCAAATTATGATGTGGCTTGGGAAATATTATGTCAGCGCTTTCAATGTGAAAGAAGGCATATTTTTTATCACTTCAACGGGTTGCTTGACTTGCCAGAAGTGAAGGATGTCCAGCAAATTCCTGCACTTCTGACAAAATACAGGGAGCACACCCAGGCATTGGAGGGCCTCGATCACAAACTGTCCGAGTACTCTTCAATGCTCACTGCAGTCATGGTACAAAAGTTAAATAATTACTTTCGAAAACGGTTTGATGATTTTCGAGGCACGGAAACGAAATATCCCACTATCGATAGCCTAGTGGATTTCCTCGAAaaagagtgccttcaattagaTGGTTCGGCAGCCAAGTCAACCAAGCCGAAACACAATCAACCACCATCAAAGCAGACACTCACGGCCTCAGTTAAGCCGAAACAGAATTCGTCTCAACAAAAATGTCCATGTTGCACTCAAGACCATCCCATTTATTTTTGCGAGTCATTTTTAGCTAAATCAATCCCTGAACGCCGATCATTTGTCAAAGAGAAAAACCTGTGTTTCAACTGCATGAAATTCAATCACTCCAGTTCGGTTTGTAAGAACCAATACACCTGCAAAACATGTCATAAAAGGCATAATTCACTTCTACACTTAGAAGACACGTCAAATCAAGATTCATCAAAACCTCCCAAGACAGCTATGGTTTCCAACTCAAAACCAAAGGAATACGCATGCATTCTAGGAACTGCTCTAGTTCTAGTCAAAGATTCATTTGGTGGTTATCAACCTGTCAGAGGACTCATCGACAGTGCTGCCATGTCTACATTTATAACTAAGCGCTGTGCACACAAattgggtctaaaaatccacaAGGAAGCGCCTCCAATTTCAGGGTTAGGCAATCAAGCAGTCAATGATATTCATGGTACTGTAGAATGTGAGATCAAGTCTCGCATTGAATCGCAGCCAGTGTTCACATCAACAGCAACAATAATGACAAAAATCACCACCGATCTGCCAAATATAAGTCTTCCCAACACAATGAGCAAACCTCTCAGGACATTGTTTTTGGCGGATCCAGAGTGGATGAAACCAGGCCCAGTAGATCTACTCATTGGAGCCGACCTGTATCCTCACATTTATGATGGCAGAAAAATCATTCTCGATGAAAATTGGCCAATAGCGCTAAGCAGCATTTATGGATGGGTTATGACGGGCAAATTTAGCGCCTCGCATGACGCAACACGCATAGCAGCAGTGACAACCTCAGAATCAGCACCAATCACTGCTTTGCTGTCCATCAATTCAGAACCAATTGAAACTTGCCTTCGACGACATTGGGAGATAGAGGAACCCCCGTCAAGGCCAGTCAAAAGTCCAAATGACCTCTTAGCTGAGGAACTTTTCGTGGAAAAACACGCACGAGATGAAATAATCGAATGCGCCGGTGAATGCAACATGGAGCTGAAAAAGTGGTCGAGCAATGACCCAGAAATATTGGAGGACTTGCCGGAGTCCAATCTCAAAACTCCAGTAGAATTTTCAGATGCAGACAGTTCCGAATCGCTCCTCGGATTACAATGGCAGCCAAGCAGCGATATATTCTCATTCAAGGTTGAGAAAATCACATCGGTGTACACAAAAAGAGGTATCGCCTCAGTTGTCGCCCAAATCTTTGATCCACTTGGCCTGATATCACCAATTATGCTAAAAGGCAAGCAATTTCTTCAACAACTGTGGTTATTAGGCATAGATTGGGACGAGGCGGTGCCTCTTGAGCTTCAAGCACAGTGGAAAAAGTACACCGAAgaactcatcaaaatttccgagatccgtattccgcgtcatctGTCTCTGATTAATGGAGTAAAATTTGATCTTGTCGGTTTTAGCGACGCCAGTAAATTAGGATACAGCGGCAATGTGTATCTGAGGGTCGAAAGCAGCTCCGGTGAGGTCAAAACCAGCCTTTTAATGGCGAAAACTAAGGTGGCACCGCTCAAACCGATGAGCATCCCCAGGCTGGAGTTGCAGGGGGCGGCGCTATTAACAGAGCTACTAGATGCTGCTCACTACATATGTTCAATGGCTCATCCAAGCAGGAAGGTATTCGCCTATTCAGACTCCACAGTCGTCTTATCATGGCTCCAAACTCCTCCCTACCGGCTCAAAGTATTCGTCGCTAATCGAGTTACTCGAATTTTAGAAGTATTAACACCTCAACATTGGGGGCATGTCAAGTCTGAAGATAATACGAGCGATCTGGCCAGCCGAGGCTGCATGCCAGACAGATTGGCCGACAACAGTTTATGGTGGCATGGACCAAAATGGTTGCAAGAGCCAGAagaaaaatggccgaagttgAGTCCATTTGACCCAGAAAGCAAAGCAGAAATCATCGACAAACTACCGGACATCGTCACGCTGGTACAAAATAAACAAGAATCATGGGAGGAAACTttcttaaaatcattttcaggATTTGTTCCTCTGCTCAGAACCACCGTTTGGATGTTGAGATTTATCCATAATACCCGGCATCCTACCCAGAAAAGAACTGGACAGATTTCCAGTGCGGAGCTACAAGAAGCCCGGCACTGGTggataaaaattattcaaggCAAAGAATTTAAAGCAGAGATCAGAACACTGAGCGAGAAAAAAGAGAGCCCAGCCTCTTTATGCAAACTTCGTCCTTTTTTAGATGAACAGGGATTATTGCGAGTCGGTGGTAGACTCAGGCACTCAGACATGAGCTACGACTTCAAATTTCCCATTTTATTGCCTAAAAATCATCATATCACTCGGCTAGTAATCGACTATTATCATGATATGACACTTCACGGCGGTCCCAGCTCAACTCTCGCAGCAAGCAATCAGCGATTTTGGATAATTAATGGGCGTGCTGTAGTCAGATCTAAACTTCAAAAGTGCATCCAGTGCTTTAAAGTCAGACCAAAATTCACGCAGCCACTTATGGGCGATTTACCAGAATGGAGGGTTCAGGCAGCATATCCGTTTCTCAATACAGCGTGTGACTACGGCGGACCATTCCAAGTCAAAGAAAACAAGCTCAGAAATGCAAGGCAAACGAAGGGGTATCTAGCCCTATTTATTTGTATGGCGACTAAAGCAGTACACCTGGAATTTGTAAGCGAATTAACTACGAAGGCCTTTGAAGGGGCATTAGCTCGATTTGTCTCTCGCAGAGGATTATGCAAAAATATGTTCTCTGATAACGGTACCAACTTCGTAGGAATGAATAACTCTTTAAAAGAGCTATATGCATTcttaaaaactaatgaaacaagcATTGCTGAAAATCtaagcaaaaaagaaatcaattgGCATTTTCAGCCCGCTTCCGCGCCAAATTTTGGTGGACTACATGAAGCAGGGATAAAATCCGCAAAACATCATCTCAAAAGAATCATGGGTACTCAAATTTTCACCTTCGAGGAAATGACTACACTCGTGACTCGAGTGGAGGCAATAATGAACTCTAGGCCGCTCTGCCCGCTATCAACAGATCCCTCAGATATGGACGCCTTGACCCCAGGTCATTTTCTTGTTGGTCGCCCACTCAACGCCTTACCCGAAGAAAATCTAACAGAAACCCCTTCTAATCGTGTGGATAGATGGGGCTTGATAAACAAAGCCAGTCAACATTTTTGGCAAACATGGCAAAATGAGTACATCAACTGTTTGAGGCAGCGATCAAAATGGACTCAAGAAACTGATccaataaaaattgatgatctCGTAATTATTCAAGACAATAATTTACCTCCTCAGCAATGGAGGTTAGGACGAATCACCAAGTGCTTTCCGGGccctgatgacgtcacacgCGTCGTCGATGTCAAGACCACCACGGGGACTTTACGACGCCCGGTTTCCAAGCTTTGCCGCCTCCCCATAAGTTCAGACAAGGACCAAATATGA